The Lonsdalea populi genome window below encodes:
- the rbsA gene encoding ribose ABC transporter ATP-binding protein RbsA, whose protein sequence is MQPLLQLHGITKSFPGVKALSGAGLNVYPGKVMALVGENGAGKSTLMKVLTGIYRKDAGSLRFLGEEVAFSGPKASQEAGIGIIHQELNLIPQLTIAENIFLGREFTTPLGRIDWKRMYAEADRLLQRLNLRYDSRRPVGELSIGDQQMVEIAKVLSFESQVIVMDEPTDALTDTETASLFSVIGELKAQGCGLVYISHRLKEIFEVCDDVTVMRDGQFIGELPVGDLQEERLIEMMVGRKLEDQYPRLAQAPGTVRMIVDRVCGPGVWPVSFTLRLGEILGVSGLMGAGRTELMKILYGALPRTGGTVTLDGRDVVTHSPQDGLANGIVYISEDRKRDGLVLGMSVKENMSLTALRYFSHVGGTLKHGEEAQAVSDFIRLFHIRTPSMEQPIGLLSGGNQQKVAIARGLMTRPKVLILDEPTRGVDVGAKKEIYQLINQFKQEGLSIILVSSEMPEVLGMSDRVIVMHEGRLSGEFSRDEATQEALMAAAVGKPQYSIEQE, encoded by the coding sequence ATGCAACCTTTACTGCAACTGCACGGCATCACCAAATCCTTTCCAGGCGTCAAAGCGTTATCCGGCGCGGGGCTAAACGTCTATCCGGGCAAAGTCATGGCGCTGGTGGGCGAGAACGGCGCGGGCAAATCCACCCTGATGAAGGTGTTGACCGGGATTTACCGCAAAGACGCCGGAAGCCTGCGTTTCCTCGGCGAAGAAGTCGCCTTTAGCGGACCCAAGGCGTCGCAGGAGGCGGGGATCGGCATCATCCATCAGGAACTGAACCTGATCCCGCAGCTGACCATCGCAGAAAATATCTTCCTGGGGCGTGAATTCACCACGCCGCTGGGCCGCATCGACTGGAAACGCATGTATGCCGAAGCGGATCGATTACTACAGCGGTTGAACCTGCGTTATGACAGCCGTCGTCCGGTGGGGGAGCTGTCTATCGGCGATCAGCAAATGGTGGAGATCGCCAAGGTGCTCAGCTTTGAATCGCAGGTCATCGTCATGGATGAGCCTACGGACGCGTTGACCGATACCGAAACCGCCTCTTTATTTAGCGTCATCGGCGAGTTGAAAGCGCAGGGCTGCGGACTGGTCTACATCTCTCATCGCCTGAAGGAGATCTTTGAGGTCTGCGACGACGTGACGGTGATGCGCGACGGGCAGTTTATCGGCGAGCTTCCAGTGGGCGATCTGCAGGAAGAGCGGCTGATCGAGATGATGGTGGGCCGCAAGCTCGAAGATCAATATCCCCGCCTCGCTCAGGCGCCGGGTACCGTCAGGATGATAGTCGATAGGGTCTGCGGCCCGGGCGTATGGCCGGTCAGCTTTACCTTGCGCCTAGGCGAGATTCTTGGTGTTTCCGGTCTGATGGGCGCAGGCCGCACGGAGCTAATGAAAATCCTCTACGGCGCCCTGCCCCGCACCGGCGGCACGGTAACGCTGGATGGTCGGGATGTGGTGACTCATTCACCGCAAGACGGTTTGGCGAACGGCATCGTTTATATCTCCGAGGACCGCAAGCGCGACGGACTGGTGCTCGGCATGTCGGTAAAGGAAAACATGTCTCTGACTGCGCTGCGTTATTTCAGCCATGTCGGCGGAACGCTGAAACACGGCGAAGAAGCGCAGGCCGTGAGCGATTTCATCCGTCTGTTTCATATCCGAACCCCGTCGATGGAGCAGCCTATCGGACTGCTTTCCGGCGGCAATCAGCAAAAAGTGGCGATAGCACGCGGGCTGATGACGCGGCCGAAGGTGTTGATTCTTGACGAACCGACCCGCGGCGTGGACGTCGGCGCCAAAAAGGAAATCTACCAGTTGATTAACCAGTTTAAGCAGGAAGGGCTGAGCATCATTCTGGTGTCGTCGGAAATGCCCGAAGTTCTGGGAATGAGTGACCGCGTCATCGTGATGCACGAAGGGCGGCTGAGCGGCGAGTTCTCCCGCGATGAAGCGACGCAGGAAGCGTTGATGGCGGCCGCCGTTGGAAAACCACAATACAGCATAGAGCAGGAGTAA
- the rbsD gene encoding D-ribose pyranase → MKKGVLLNTAISEVIARLGHTDSVVIADAGLPVAENTPRIDLALTHNVPEFMQVVAAVTAEMQVEAAILANEIVEKNPRIHDALLQHLLQLEQRQGNTISLHYFTHDDFKQQSAQSRAVIRSGECSPYANVILCAGVTF, encoded by the coding sequence ATGAAAAAAGGTGTGTTGCTGAATACCGCGATTTCCGAGGTGATAGCCCGTCTGGGGCATACCGACAGCGTGGTTATTGCGGATGCCGGATTGCCGGTGGCGGAGAATACACCCCGCATCGATCTGGCGCTCACCCACAATGTGCCCGAGTTTATGCAGGTCGTAGCGGCGGTGACGGCGGAAATGCAGGTGGAAGCGGCCATTCTGGCCAACGAGATCGTCGAGAAAAATCCTCGTATTCACGATGCGCTGTTGCAGCATTTGCTGCAGCTTGAACAACGTCAGGGCAATACGATTTCGCTGCATTATTTCACCCATGACGACTTCAAACAGCAAAGCGCTCAAAGCCGGGCCGTGATCCGCAGCGGGGAGTGCTCCCCTTATGCGAACGTCATCCTGTGCGCGGGCGTCACTTTCTGA